Below is a genomic region from Saccopteryx bilineata isolate mSacBil1 chromosome 8, mSacBil1_pri_phased_curated, whole genome shotgun sequence.
CTCAGGGGTCCAGCAGCACATCCTCTGACCACAGCTCAGCAGTGGATGTTCCAGGGCTTGAACACCAACCTCTTGCTCCAGTACCTGGCCTGGGTCACCTATCCTGTCGTCCTCATCACTTTCTCAGCTGGATTCACCCAGATCCTGGCTCCTCAGGCTGTTGGTACagtaggagaggaggggagggcagaggtggAACCTCCTGAAACGGTCGCATTAAATTATTCTTCTGGGACTGTGCACTCTCCAGGGTCTGGCATCCCTGAGATGAAGACCATCTTGCGAGGCGTGGTGCTAAAGGAATACCTCACCCTCAAGACCTTTGTAGCGAAGGTCATCGGGCTGACCTGTGCCCTGGGCAGCGGGATGCCACTTGGCAAGGAGGTAACTGCAAGCTGAAGAATGAAGGGGTCCCTCCAAGTGGAAGAAATAGCCGGGCTGGGGTCAGAGGGGGCCCCTTCCCCACTCACCACGTGCTCCCACTCCCCAGGGCCCTTTTGTGCATATCGCAAGCATGTGTGCTGCCCTGCTCAGCAAGTTCCTCTCCCTCTTTGGGGGCATCTATGAGGTAAGAGGGACCCTGGAGGAGGACAGAAGAGAGGGGTGGGCTGCTAAGCCCAGCTGCCTGCCCTTTCCACCACTCTCACCAGAATGAGTCCCGGAACACAGAGATGCTGGCCGCTGCCTGTGCTGTGGGAGTGGGCTGCTGCTTTGCGGCCCCTATCGGAGGTAGGCGGCCcgtccagcccccagccctgcccttggCCTGGCCCCCTTTATCCTTCTCCTCTGGCTCTGCGTCCTGAGACTTCAGGCAGGACTCTCCTGGCCCCTGCAGGCGTCTTGTTCAGCATCGAGGTCACCTCCACCTTCTTCGCGGTGCGGAACTACTGGCGGGGCTTCTTTGCTGCCACGTTCAGTGCCTTCATCTTCCGGGTCTTGGCAGTCTGGAACCGCGACGAAGGTGGGGGCGCCCGGGGGTGTGGGGAGCCCCTGAGATGGCTCATGTGGAGCCCTCAAAACTACACTGCCCCCTCTGCTACTCTGCCTCCCCTTCAGAGACTATCACTGCTCTCTTCAAAACCCGGTTCCGGCTTGACTTTCCCTTTGACCTCCAGGAGCTGCCGGCCTTTGCTGTCATTGGGTGAGGAGCTGAGGTCGCTGGGGCCTGTTGGAGAGGAGGAGGTAAAAGAAGGAAGACCCCACTCACaatgatgcttctcctctccagtATTGCCAGTGGCTTCGGGGGAGCACTCTTTGTCTACCTGAACCGGAAGATTGTTCAGGTGATGCGGAAGCAGAAAACCATCAACCGCTTCCTCATGAAGAAGTGAGTTGGATTTGGAGTCCTCTCTAAGCTACTTCGGGTTGTgtaatggggtgggggtgggggcggtcaCAGATAAGCTGGCATTTAGTGGCCCCGTCAAAAGTAGGTACTCCATTGAGAAAATCAACCAGTGGTATTTTCCAGGTGGGTTGAACATTTTGGTAATGCAGACTACCTGAAAATTGTCaggtaattttgaatttttagtcAGTGGCAGAGGGCATTTTAGATCAAAGACAGAGGCTTCCTTAGCCTTGGGCCTGGCGCAGAGAGCAGTGCTCCTTGGAGAGCAGTAGCCTTAGTTCCGTCCAGGGAAGCACGGAGGTGGGTGAGGTTGTGTGTTTGATCTCTGGAGCACAGCCTTTTCAGGTGTGGCCCAGGGAAGGGGAGCGGGGCGGCCTGAGACATGACTTTTGTTGGGACGAACGTCCTTCAGAGAAACTGAACCTGCTCCCTATGGCACCTTCAGTCAACTGCATAAGTGGCCCCAGCCTCCTTCCCCTAACACTGACCTTCAGTCTGTCACCACAGAAAGACAGAGGCAGAAACTTCACTCGGACAATGCACCCTTCAGCTAGGACTTCTGAGGGCATGGGAGGAGGAATGGCTCACAGGTGTCCCAGAGAGGGCTGGGATGGACTGTCTGCCATGGCTACCCACTTAAGGGAAGCAGGAGCCAACAGAAAGTTCTTTGGGCTCACGATAACCTGGGCTGGCCATCAGCCTTGGGGCCATCGTCTCATGAACAGCAAAGGGGACCTTCTCCCAGAACTGTGTTTAAGAGCCAAGGCTTTGCTGTGACCTCACTCCTGAGGTATGTGAGGGCACCCAGCCTTCCACCAGTCTGTAGTAGGTGCACCACCCATATTTGATGCTGCGAAACCTACATCTCTAGACGCCTGCTCTTCCCGGCTCTGGTGACCCTGCTCATCTCCACTCTGACCTTCCCCCCTGGCTTGGGACAGTTCATGGCTGGACAGGTAACCCCAGGCAGAACAGGAATGTGTGCTTTCCCTTGGGATGCATCTGTTCTAAAGCCAACATCCCTGCTCACCTATGGGCCCCTTCCCTTCATCCTGTCTGTTCCCCAGCCTGAGGCACCCTTTCACCTCTAGCTTTCACAGAAAGAGACACTGGTCACCCTATTTGACAACCGGACGTGGGTCCGCCAGGGACTGGTAGAAGAGTTAAAGCCACCAGGAACTTCACAGGCCTGGAGCCCACCACGTGCCAATGTCTTCCTCACCCTGGTCATCTTCATTCTCATGAAGGTGAGGCTACTTACAGATGTATAGCTAACATTTACACAGGCTTattaggtgccaggcactgttctttaGCACTTTCCATATATTAACTCCTTTAAGCCTTACAACAATGCTATGGAAAAGTACTGTTAGTCCTGCTGTTTTAAAGATGGGAAGTCAAGACATAAAGGGGttgtgccttggccagatagctcagttggttagagcatcattccaatacacaagggttgtgggtttgagccctggtcacatatggaacagatagatgtttctgtctttctctgttcccttcctctctctctctaaaataaataaataaaaagatataaagggGGTGTAATTGGCCCAACATCACGTTGCTAGTGGCAGAGTGAGAATTGGAACCCAAACCATCTGGTTCTGGAGTCCTCCATCCTTTCACTGGGATAGTTGGGAGGTTTATTACCTGATGAGCAATGTATACTCCTTGGGGTGGAGCTGGGGGCTGCCTGGAGCCAGGTGGCACCTCTACCTGTTTGAACTGCCTCCTGCCTGCAGTTTTGGATGTCTGCACTGGCCACCACCATCCCAGTACCCTGTGGGGCCTTCATGCCTGTCTTTGTCATTGGTGAGTCCTCAGTGCCTGTTCTTCCAACCTTCACCCTTCCCACCCTCTGCTACGCCCTAGCCATTCCTTCCTGCCGGGGAGTGGGTTTTGGTGCAGCCCCAGCCCTAATGCCTACCCCCACAGGACTGTTCCCTGCTCTGAATGACCCGCTGGCCCCTCCCCTACCCTCTGACCCTCTTTCTTCCTagtgcccccaccctccccctccactaCCTGTTTCTCTTCCCACCCCCCTCCCTGAAGGAGCAGCATTTGGGCGTCTGGTGGGTGAGAGCATGGCTGCCTGGTTCCCAGATGGGATCCACACGGACAGCAGCACCTACCGCATTGTGCCTGGGGGCTACGCAGTGGTAGGTGAGTGCTCCAGGTCCCCACCTGTCCTGGAAAACCCCGGTGGGCCATAGGGTCTGCTGCTCTGGTGCCCCCTGCTGGCAGAAACCAGGCTTCCTTCAGATACAGAATCCAATTCCCAAGACTGTACTGGGCAGCCCTGAGGGCACCCATAGGATTGCCACCAGGTGGGGAGGGTCATCTGGTCTCTGGCACCCTAAGGAGATTAAATGTGACTATCCCCAGGGGCAGCTGCGCTGGCAGGAGCCGTGACACACACAGTGTCCACAGCCGTGATCGTGTTTGAGCTCACAGGACAGATTGCCCACATCCTGCCTGTCATGATCGCCGTCATCCTGGCCAACGCTGTTGCCCAGAGCCTTCAGCCCTCACTCTATGACAGCATCATCCGAATCAAGAAACTGCCTTATCTGCCTGAGCTGGGCTGGGGCCGCCACCAGTACGGAGGGCAGGGCGACAAAGGGGTTGTGGGTGAGGGGCAGAAAGTATCCTAGGACCCCTCATACCCACCTCCAGCAAGGTCCTCAGTCATGAAGCTGAGAGACCAGTCACCTCGCTCCCTCCTAGCCAGGGCTCCCCTTGTCCATACCCTGGGGCAGCTGGGAGTGCTGCTTGGCTTTGAGCCCTTGTCCCCATGGGCTCTGGGCCTTCCCGATGGCCCTGAGGTGGCAGTGCTTCAGCTACCCTCCCTATGCCGACTACAAGCCaggtgtctctctctgcccccaggcAGTACCGGGTGCGAGTGGAGGACATCATGGTGCGAGATGTCCCCCACGTGGCGCTCAGCTGCACCTACCGGGACCTGCGACTGGCACTGCACAGGACCAAGGGCCGCATGCTGGCCTTAGTAGAGTCCTCTGGTGAGACCAGCAGGGGGTCCGGTGCTAGGAACATCTCCCAGGGTCCCTGGTCAGGAAGCGGGAGGGAACAGGAGCCCAGAGCCAGTCTCCTTGATCCCAAAGGGAATAATAGCATTTGCCAGTCAAGGTTTTCCCTCTGGCATGTGGCCTGTGTCCATGGCCCTGCTCTGGAGGAgagggctggggacagggagggccTCACCTTCGGCTCTGAGTCCTCCCACTTGCTCTCTCTATCAGAGTCAATGATCCTCCTGGGCTCCATTGAACGCTCACAGGTGGTGGCACTGCTGGGGGCGCAGCTGAGCCCGGCCCGCAGGCGGCAGCACATGCAGGAACGTCGGGCTGCCCAGACTCCTCCACCGCCTGATCAGGAGAGTCCCCCCAGCCCCAAGAGCTCTGTCCGCTTCCAGGTGAGGGGAAAGCCCTGCCCAGCCACACAGACTTCCCCCAAAATGTTGCTGTGTAGACTGGTCAGGAGAGTGAACTAGGTACCCTGGGCCACAGCCTCACCAGCCCCGTCCTGCCTGTGCAGGtgagcacagaggactccagctTCCCTGAAGCTCGTGGGGAGCCTCACAAGACTCTGAAGCCAGCTCTCAAGAGGGGGCCCAGCAACTCAATGAGCCTCAGGGAAAGTCCCCCAGGTGAGCCCAGCACCCACTAGCACCTCCCTCCATCCTCGCACAGAGCCGGAGCCTGGCCCCTGAGACCGCGCAAGGGTCCCTGTGCACCTTGTGGCTAGGGCACATCCTAGCTAAAAGGCTGCCTGAATAGACCAGGGGTGGAACCAAGACACCTCTCCCCCAAAGATGGCGTTGCCCTAGAGCCTTGTGTTTGGAAACACAGGGAATGTGGAGCAGGCTGGCATCGCCCTCAGGAGCCTCTTCTGTGGCAGTCCACCCCCTGAGGCCGCTCCGGAGGTGAGTGGCTggagcctgtctgtctggctCTTTCTTTGCAGCTCACTAATGCTGAGATAACCTCTCCATGAGCCCTGTAGCACCTGTTTCCACTCTCCCTGCCTTCTGCCCTCCTAGATGCCAGCTCTGCCCCTGCAGTGCACCCTTCCTCACAGCTCCACCACTCCTCTCACCTCCCTCCTCCCTATAACATGCATTCCTCTTCTCTCCTGTTCGGCTCTAACAAAGTTGGAGAAGTCAGAACCATGTGACAAGCGCAAGCTGAAGCGGGTCCGAATCTCCCTGGCAGTAAGTGCCCATTTTGTTTCGTAGCTCAGGAGCACTAGACAGGGCAGGCTAGGGTCTAAGTGGTAAACCTCCCCTAGTGGGGAGAAACACCCCCTCTACCCAGCCCCAGGTgccagcctccctccctctctcctagaGCGACTCAGACCTGGAAAGTGAAATGACCCCTGAGGAGGTAAGGTGTGACTGAACTCTGGACTGTGTTTCTTCCGGGATGTGTGCAGTCATCATCTTGGCTTCTGTCCCCATGGGAGGGACCACGGGGTAGGAAAAAGGGCAGGTCAGCTTTCAGGTAGGTGAGAGCCGTTGCTGGCACATTCTCCCTAACCCTCCTGTTCTCATACCCCCAGATTCTGGAATGGGAGGAGCAGCAGCTAGATGAACCTGTCAACTTCAGTGACTGCAAGATTGACCCCGCCCCCTTCCAGCTGGTGGAGAGGACCTCTTTGCACAAGGTGAGGCCATCAGCCCAGGGCTGGCCCGGGCTCAGAGAACAGGGCGGGGATCGAGGCCTTCCCAcgagtttgggctcaagccagtgggggAAAAGGGACAGCAGAGAGTGGGCTCTGTATGGAGATGTTTTTCAAACACATTGTTTCAAATGATGGGAGGCCAGGAGTCATATCCCCTTAGCCTCTTCCTGCCTGCAGTGGAATCATAGTTTTTCCTCTTCTCAGCCTTTCTCCCAGGGAACTCTGGACCAAAGCAGCAACAAAGACAGGGCTCAAGCTGGGTGGGAGCCAGAGGCCAGGCTAGGGTCAGAGCTGGGGGGAGGCTGCCAGCTCCCAGCAAGGCTGATATACCCACGCTGAAAAAAATGGGCTAGAAATAAGCAGGATAAGAAAATCTAATAAACAAGTTAACAAACATTCAAGTAGAGATGGGGACACTGCAGAGAAGAGATAAACAAAGATGAGAAACACCCAGTGGGGGGCTTGGAATGTCAGACCCCAGAAAGTTTCACTTAATATAGGCCACAGGAAAACTAGTAAGGACACAGGGAGATAGCTCAGCAGAAGGACAAAACCAGCCTGCAGAAATGGGTAGGAAACTTGAGTGCAGACAGATGGTGGTGGGTGAGGCTGACATAGAAGAGGGTGGGAGTTCTGTGGAGAACTGCCTCAGGGGCTCCCCAGGATGGGGCAGTGGCATCACGGGACACCTTCCGGCTTCTCAGTGAAGACAGGGAGTGCAGGCACACCCAGAGGGCTGCTAGGGCAGAAGCCAAGGGGAGTGTTAGCTAAACTGTTAGATTTAATGTGCACACGTCTGAGGCCCCCGTATGGGGGCAGGGGCCAGTGGGGGAGCACTCCCAAGGTCTGCAGCTAATGTAGATGCAAGTTGTGCCCAAGAGCCAGCTTAGTGTGGACAAGCAGCGGCCCAGGCTGGAAGGACAGaggacaaaagagaaacagaaaattaacaaaggaacttATCAGCCTTTGAGTAAAGAAGTAAAGACCCCAGATCAAAGTTTGTGGGGAACTATAGTGCCCTTGCAAGAAAAAAGGAGATAGGCCTGTAAACAGTACATTTGGCTTTTATTTAAAGCCTCTCTTCCTAAAACCTCTCTTCCTAAAACCTTGAACGCTTTTCCATCATCTTACTTAGGCCTCAGACATCACATGAAGATGATGATAATATTGACATGTTTTAAGTGCatgttatgtgccaggcactgggctaaacTGTTCACGtgtttaatttaatcctcacaaccacaTTGTAAGATATATAGTGTGATATTCCAGCTTTTATAGATGAGGatgagattcagagaggttaagcaagttgaccaaggccacacagctagtaacaAGCAGAATCAGGCCTGATATCCAAGATTGTTTCACCCAAAAGCCTAtacatttaatcattttaatacacagggaaactgaggcaacgAGAAAATCTCCTGTCCAGATAAGTAAAGCAGAGTCAGGCCTAGAGCCCAGATTTCCTGGCCCCAGTTCCAGTATTCTTTTAGAGGGCCacactgtccctctccctgtcaatTCACTGTTCCCAAGCCCAAGAAATGCAGGCCCTCCAATGAGCTCCTTGGTgtctaattaaattaaaataaaaaagaacaatgtaTGTGTTTGTTACAAACTTAAAAATCAGGAAGAGAAGAAGCCTTTG
It encodes:
- the CLCN2 gene encoding chloride channel protein 2 — translated: MAAAAAAASEEGMEPRALQYEQTLMYGRYTQDLGAFAKEEAARIRLGGPEPWRGPLSPPAPPELLEYGQSRCTRCRICSVRCHKFLVSRVGEDWIFLVLLGLVMALVSWAMDYAIAACLQAQQWMFQGLNTNLLLQYLAWVTYPVVLITFSAGFTQILAPQAVGSGIPEMKTILRGVVLKEYLTLKTFVAKVIGLTCALGSGMPLGKEGPFVHIASMCAALLSKFLSLFGGIYENESRNTEMLAAACAVGVGCCFAAPIGGVLFSIEVTSTFFAVRNYWRGFFAATFSAFIFRVLAVWNRDEETITALFKTRFRLDFPFDLQELPAFAVIGIASGFGGALFVYLNRKIVQVMRKQKTINRFLMKKRLLFPALVTLLISTLTFPPGLGQFMAGQLSQKETLVTLFDNRTWVRQGLVEELKPPGTSQAWSPPRANVFLTLVIFILMKFWMSALATTIPVPCGAFMPVFVIGAAFGRLVGESMAAWFPDGIHTDSSTYRIVPGGYAVVGAAALAGAVTHTVSTAVIVFELTGQIAHILPVMIAVILANAVAQSLQPSLYDSIIRIKKLPYLPELGWGRHQQYRVRVEDIMVRDVPHVALSCTYRDLRLALHRTKGRMLALVESSESMILLGSIERSQVVALLGAQLSPARRRQHMQERRAAQTPPPPDQESPPSPKSSVRFQVSTEDSSFPEARGEPHKTLKPALKRGPSNSMSLRESPPGNVEQAGIALRSLFCGSPPPEAAPELEKSEPCDKRKLKRVRISLASDSDLESEMTPEEILEWEEQQLDEPVNFSDCKIDPAPFQLVERTSLHKTHTIFSLLGVDHAYVTSIGRLIGIVTLKELRKAIEGSVTAQGVKVRPPLASFRDSATSSSDTETTEVHALWGPRSRHSLPGEGSPSDSDDKCQ